The Klebsiella quasivariicola region CCCGATGGTCAACACCGGGTTCAGGGCCGACATCGGTTCCTGAAAGATCATGGCCAGCTGGTGGCCGCGCAGGTCGGCCATCTGTCTGGCTTTCAGTCGCAGCAGATCGCGGTCCGCGAAACGGATCTCACCGCCGTCGATGCGCGCGGCCTGCGGCGGCAGAAGGCCCATCAGCGCCATGGCGGTGACGCTTTTGCCGCAGCCGGATTCGCCCACTACGCCAACGGTTTGCCCGGCCTGTATAGTGAAAGAGACCTCCTGCACCGCGCGCACGCGAGTGCGTTCCCCGGCGAAAGAGACGGAAAGATGATTAAAGGAGACTAACGGCGTGGTCATTTCAGCCTCGGTTTCATATTGGGATCCATGGCGTCGCGCAGGCCATCGCCCAGCACGTTGATGGCGATCACGGTGATAAAGATGGCGATGCCCGGCGGCATCCACAGCCAGGGGCGGCGCTGGAAATCGATCAGGCTATTGGCGGCATCCATCATATTGCCCCACGACGGCGTCGGCGGCACCACGCCAAGGCCGAGATAGCTCAGCGCGGATTCACTGAGAATAGCGTTGGCGACGGCCATGGTCGCCATCACCACCAGAATCGGAATGGTATTCGGCAGCAGGTGGCCAAACAGCCGGCGACGCGCCGACAGGCCCAGCACCTGGGTGGCCAGCATAAAATCGCGTTCGCGCAGGGAGAGACATTGTCCGCGCACCAGCCGCGCCAGTCGGGGCCACTCCAGCAGGCTGAGCATCACCACCACCATATAAATGCGCGAGTCCGGCGAAAAATCGAGCTCGGAAAGCATCGCCCCGGCGACGATCAACAGCGGTAACCCGGGGATGGTCATCACCAGGTCGGCCACCCGCATGATCAGTTTGTCGGTTAACCCGCCGAGATACCCCGAGAGGGCACCGAGCAGGTAGCCGAGGCACACCGACATCACCATGGTCAGCAGGCCGATAATCAGCGAGATGCGCCCGGCCAGCAGCAGGCGGGTGTAGACATCGCGACCGAGAAAATCGGTCCCCAGCCAGTGTTCCGCCCCAGGCGGTTGGTTGATGCTCAGAGCATCGGTGGCATCCTCTTTCCACGGCGACCAGACGGGCCCCAGCACGCACCACACCGCCATCACCGCCAGCAGGATCAGGCAGAACATGGCCAGCCGGTTACGGCGTAGCTGTCGCCACCCCTGGCGCCAGAGAGAGGGGGGAATATGCGCCAGCGCCGGGATAGCCGCCTGCCGCTGGCGGCGACGGGAAGCAAAGTAAGACAGGATCATCACGACCTCACCCGAATACGCGGATCGGCCCAGGCGTACAGCACGTCGGCGAGCAGATTCCCGACGATCGTCAGCACCGCCAGAAACAGGGTAAACCCCATCAGCACCGGATAGTCGCGGGCGGCCAGCGAGTCGATATGAATGTGGCCCGCCCCCGGCCAGTTGAATACCTTTTCGGTAATGATCGCCCCGGAGAACAGCCCCGGCAGCTCGAAGCCCAGCAGGGTGATAATCGGCAGCAGGGCGTTGCGCAGGGCATGTTTGAGGATCACCGTGCGCTCCTGCAATCCCTTGGCGCGGGCGGTACGGATAAAATCCATTTTCACCACGTCGAGCATACTGGCGCGCACATAGCGCGCCAGGCTGCCCGCCTGCAGCATCACCAGCGCCAGCACCGGCAGCGCCAGGTGGGCGGCCACTTGTAGCACATACTGCCAGCCGCTCTCGTCGCTGCCGGTATTGGTCATCCCGCCTACCGGTAGCCAGTGGAGATCGACGGCAAACCATTTAATCAGCAGCAGGCAGAGGAAAAAGGTGGGGAACGACATGGCGGCAAACACCGCGACGCTTACCAGATGGTCAAACCAGGAGCCGGGCCGCAGGGCGGAAACCACGCCGACCGCCAGGCCAATGCCCCAGTAAAAGACCAGCGCGACGCTGGCCAGCAGAAAAGAGTTCCAGATGTACTGGTTGAGCAACTGGCTGACCGGGATCTGATATTGCAGTGAAAAGCCTAAATCGCCGTGCAGCAGCTGTCCCAGCCAGTGGAGGTAGCGGGTGAACAGCGGCTGGTCGAGGCCGTAGATCGCCTTCAGCTCCGCAGCGCGGGCGGCGGTCAGGGTGATATTGCCATCGATAAAGTCGCCGGGGGTTTTGGCGAACAGCATAAAAATGATGAACGAGGCCAGCAGCAGCATCGGCAGCGTTTGCAGCAAGCGCCTCAGGATGAAATTTTTCATGACGGTCTCATATCAGCCGCCGGTTAACCCGGCGGCCAGGGGAGTTACTTGACGATTTTTACATCCGGCAGGCTGCCGGTCAGGCCGTTGTAGATATCCGGCTTAAAGCCGGTGACGCGGGCGCTGCTGGCGGAAAGGATGTTGCGATAGCCGAGCAGGATCACCGGCGGATCGTCGGCCAGCACTTTATACAGCTGGTGGTAGATCGGCTTGCGCTGTTCAATGTCGAGCACCGCATTGCCGGCGTTAATCAGCTTATCGACTTCCACATTATGGTAGCCGGACTCTTTCGCTTCGCTGCTGTAGAAATCCCATACCCCGTCGTGCGGGTCGTTGAGCGTGCTGGTGCTAAAGGAGGCCAGATCGTAATTTCCGGCTTTGCGCTGCGCCATCAGGGCGTTGAAATCCACCACCTGCGGCTTCAGCAGTACGCCAATCTGCCGCCAGTTCTCCTTGGCGATGGGGATCAGTGCATCGTTGAGCACCTTCTTGCTCACCAGCAGGGTCAGCTCCAGGCGCTGGCCGTCTTTGGCGCGGATACCGTCGGCGCCAGGTTTCCAGCCGGCCTCATCCAGCAGCTTTTTCGCCTGTGCCGGATCGTAAGGGTAAGGGTTGACGCCTTCAGCGTTAAAGGCCCAGGAGATCGGGGCGATCGGCTCGATGGCGACTTTGCCGTACCCCTGATAGACCACGTCGATCAGCTTCTGCCGATCCAGACCGTAAATCAGCGCCTGGCGCACGCGCTTATCCTGCAGCGCCGGGCGATGCACGTTGAACTCCACCTGGCTGTAGTCGCTGGAGCCGTAAAGATTAATGTTGGCGAAGCCGAGCATCTTCAGTTGCTCAATATCGTCGGGACGCGAGGTAAAGGCGTCATAGTCGGTCTCCCCGGTCTGGAACAGCTGGAAGTTGGTCGACGGATTGGTCACGCGGTAGATAAAGCGCGGCGTTGGCGGTGTTCCACGGTAAAAATGGCTATTGGCATGGAAGCGAATTTCCTGACCGGGAATATATTTGTCGTACACGTAAGGGCCGTTGCCCAGCGGCTTGCCGTGCAGTGAGCGCAGATAGTCGAGATGTCCCCGCTGATACCCTTTGCCGTACCAGGCTTTCGACAGCACCGGACCGCCAATTTTGGCCAGCGTGGTGGCGCCTGGCTGAGTGGTGGTCACCTGCAGGGTGAGCGGGTCGATGACCTTCAGGCCGCTGACGCTGTCAGCTTTGCCGGCTTTGTAGTCCGCGCCGCCGGCGATATTGGCCAGGGTGATGTCGGTATCGCCATCATAGCTGGGGTCGAGCAGGACCGTCAGGGTAAAGGCGACATCTTCCGCCGTCAGCGGTGAACCGTCGCTGAAGGTCAGGCCAGGGCGCAATCTGATGGTGTAGACTTTACTGTCCGGGCTGACCGTCCAGCTCTCCGCCAGCCCGGGGACCAGCTTACCCTGGCTGTCCCAGTCGATCAGGCGTGAAAAGATAACGTTGGTGACGTTCTCATCCCAGCCGTTGACGAAAAAGTAGGGGTTAAAGATCCCCTGCGGCTCGGAGATCCCGGCCACCACCGTGTCTGTGCGCAGCCTGGCGCTTGCCGGGATCTGGCTGGCGTCGGTGGCCGGAGTGATGCCTTCTTTCAGGATCCCATCCGCAAAGGCGCCAGAAGAAAATGCCACCACGCCGCCGAGCAGGGCCACTTTTAGCGCCAGGGCGAAGCGGGTTTGTCTGGTTTTTAATCCTTGTTGTAATATGGACAAAAGTGCTACCTCATCAAATGATTGCGTGGTTATTTACAATTCATGACGAAAGATAAGAGGCGCACTTCGCCCTGTCTAACACTGAAACGCTATGGTTTATAACCAATTATCCTTAGCAAAGGATCGGGAATATAATTCCATCTGTTTGCTAAGACGCAGTGGTTTCCGCTGGATGAGGTCGGTGGGTCAGAATGCTGTCCGCCACCCAGCCATCCTGCGCCAGCGCGCTGGCGGCCAGCGGCCCGCTCAGCCGCACCTGCAGCTGGCCGATCACCCGACCCTGAATGCGCTCGCAGTTGCTGTACAGCAGTCGGGCATCGGCCCCCAGCAGGCGGGCGATATGCTGCAGATTGGGTTCGCGTCCGCTGCTGCCGTCAAAACGCAAGGTCACGATCTGCTCGCCATCGCGCAGCGTCGGCCCGGCCTCCGGGCGGTCGGGATGTTGCTGGCCGAGCATGGCGCGCGTCACCGGGTGCTGCGGGTTGCCAAACACGCGCCAGACGTCCCCCTGTTCGACAATGCGCCCGCCCTCAAGCACGCTGACCCGATCGCAGAGGGTGCGAATGACCTCCATTTCGTGGGTAATTAGCACAATAGTCAGCCCCAGGCGCTGGTTAATCTCCTTCAGCAGGGCTAACACCGACAGGGTGTTTTCCGGATCCAGCGCCGAGGTTGCCTCATCGCACAGCAGAACTTCCGGCTGCGTGACCAGCGCCCGGGCGATGCCGGTCCGCTGTTTCTGGCCGCCGGAAAGGCGGGCCGGATAACTGTCGCGCAGCGCGCTGAGGCCCACCAGCTCAAGCATTTCCGTGACCCGCCGCTGGCGTTCGCCGGCCGGGACGCCAGCCATCTTCAGCGGCAAGGCGATGTTCTGCGCCACGGTTTTGGTGGCCATCAGGTTAAAGTGCTGAAAAATCATCGCCACC contains the following coding sequences:
- a CDS encoding ABC transporter substrate-binding protein codes for the protein MSILQQGLKTRQTRFALALKVALLGGVVAFSSGAFADGILKEGITPATDASQIPASARLRTDTVVAGISEPQGIFNPYFFVNGWDENVTNVIFSRLIDWDSQGKLVPGLAESWTVSPDSKVYTIRLRPGLTFSDGSPLTAEDVAFTLTVLLDPSYDGDTDITLANIAGGADYKAGKADSVSGLKVIDPLTLQVTTTQPGATTLAKIGGPVLSKAWYGKGYQRGHLDYLRSLHGKPLGNGPYVYDKYIPGQEIRFHANSHFYRGTPPTPRFIYRVTNPSTNFQLFQTGETDYDAFTSRPDDIEQLKMLGFANINLYGSSDYSQVEFNVHRPALQDKRVRQALIYGLDRQKLIDVVYQGYGKVAIEPIAPISWAFNAEGVNPYPYDPAQAKKLLDEAGWKPGADGIRAKDGQRLELTLLVSKKVLNDALIPIAKENWRQIGVLLKPQVVDFNALMAQRKAGNYDLASFSTSTLNDPHDGVWDFYSSEAKESGYHNVEVDKLINAGNAVLDIEQRKPIYHQLYKVLADDPPVILLGYRNILSASSARVTGFKPDIYNGLTGSLPDVKIVK
- the opp4C gene encoding oligopeptide ABC transporter permease; the protein is MMILSYFASRRRQRQAAIPALAHIPPSLWRQGWRQLRRNRLAMFCLILLAVMAVWCVLGPVWSPWKEDATDALSINQPPGAEHWLGTDFLGRDVYTRLLLAGRISLIIGLLTMVMSVCLGYLLGALSGYLGGLTDKLIMRVADLVMTIPGLPLLIVAGAMLSELDFSPDSRIYMVVVMLSLLEWPRLARLVRGQCLSLRERDFMLATQVLGLSARRRLFGHLLPNTIPILVVMATMAVANAILSESALSYLGLGVVPPTPSWGNMMDAANSLIDFQRRPWLWMPPGIAIFITVIAINVLGDGLRDAMDPNMKPRLK
- a CDS encoding methionine ABC transporter ATP-binding protein translates to MTHIPSPPIHIEFAGISKAYPNGVQALQDIDLTIRQGEIFGIIGRSGAGKSTLLRLFNRLENADSGEMFIHGESTVRYSTRQLRDLRRRVAMIFQHFNLMATKTVAQNIALPLKMAGVPAGERQRRVTEMLELVGLSALRDSYPARLSGGQKQRTGIARALVTQPEVLLCDEATSALDPENTLSVLALLKEINQRLGLTIVLITHEMEVIRTLCDRVSVLEGGRIVEQGDVWRVFGNPQHPVTRAMLGQQHPDRPEAGPTLRDGEQIVTLRFDGSSGREPNLQHIARLLGADARLLYSNCERIQGRVIGQLQVRLSGPLAASALAQDGWVADSILTHRPHPAETTAS
- a CDS encoding ABC transporter permease, with the protein product MKNFILRRLLQTLPMLLLASFIIFMLFAKTPGDFIDGNITLTAARAAELKAIYGLDQPLFTRYLHWLGQLLHGDLGFSLQYQIPVSQLLNQYIWNSFLLASVALVFYWGIGLAVGVVSALRPGSWFDHLVSVAVFAAMSFPTFFLCLLLIKWFAVDLHWLPVGGMTNTGSDESGWQYVLQVAAHLALPVLALVMLQAGSLARYVRASMLDVVKMDFIRTARAKGLQERTVILKHALRNALLPIITLLGFELPGLFSGAIITEKVFNWPGAGHIHIDSLAARDYPVLMGFTLFLAVLTIVGNLLADVLYAWADPRIRVRS